Proteins from one Bacteroidota bacterium genomic window:
- a CDS encoding helix-turn-helix transcriptional regulator: protein MQLTEFSLWGSDLVIEENFNINLSCNRLPVENSPSRNNFGIICLFLKGNADIEIDCVRYHLEKGMILSVFPMQVIRQIEASPDLKLMYFTNSNEILDRILFRFPPEFEMFLKEYPTFKFSGKIFLKNVALISMLDEKFKDRANICRNEIILSLIRCFYLEIYNNLHHELLKNPIKDTRGKVFMKKFISLLMQHYRESREVAFYANKLNITPKYLSIISEKVNGQKAKKVIDEYTITEIKLRLKATTQSLQEIAESLNFPDLSFFCKYFKKQTGMTPKHYRDK, encoded by the coding sequence ATGCAACTTACAGAATTTAGTTTATGGGGATCGGACCTGGTAATTGAAGAAAACTTTAATATTAACTTATCCTGCAACAGATTACCAGTCGAAAACTCTCCATCCCGCAATAATTTTGGGATTATTTGCCTGTTTTTAAAGGGGAATGCAGATATTGAAATTGATTGTGTCAGGTACCACCTTGAAAAGGGGATGATATTATCCGTATTTCCCATGCAGGTAATCAGACAGATAGAAGCAAGCCCGGATTTAAAACTGATGTATTTCACGAATTCAAATGAAATACTTGACCGGATACTATTCCGCTTTCCTCCTGAATTTGAAATGTTTCTAAAAGAATACCCTACGTTTAAGTTTTCAGGCAAAATATTTCTTAAAAATGTAGCATTAATCTCCATGCTTGATGAAAAATTTAAAGATCGCGCCAATATTTGCCGGAACGAAATAATATTAAGCTTGATACGATGTTTCTACCTGGAAATATATAATAACCTGCACCACGAATTATTGAAAAATCCAATAAAAGACACCCGAGGTAAAGTCTTTATGAAAAAATTCATCAGTTTATTAATGCAACATTACAGGGAAAGCAGAGAAGTGGCATTCTATGCAAATAAGCTTAATATTACCCCGAAATACCTGTCTATCATTTCCGAAAAAGTGAATGGACAGAAAGCTAAAAAAGTCATTGATGAATACACCATTACTGAAATAAAATTACGCTTAAAGGCAACGACACAATCCTTACAGGAAATAGCAGAGAGTTTAAATTTTCCGGACCTGTCTTTCTTTTGCAAATATTTTAAAAAACAAACAGGAATGACACCCAAACACTATAGAGATAAGTAA
- a CDS encoding toxin-antitoxin system YwqK family antitoxin, with translation MRLFFACLISLIGFNAFAQMNTQDTLFNQTNSKGQKQGYWKVFYPNGHIKYQGYFKNDKPLGVFKKYFEDNTPKAILNYAQDGMTIRAKLFYENGELAAQGKYIGTKKDSTWNYYSYYDKTLTNKETYQDGVKQGISYKYYPMGQICEEMNWNSGMKEGERKQYYEDGKMKCLTTFKNNNKTGLFRVYYDNGQIELEGYYLKDIMTGKWIKYDETGKLISTVEYVNGKASNEKELTEKEQEYFRMIEENKGKFAEPDINDFVPDK, from the coding sequence ATGCGTTTATTTTTTGCTTGCCTCATTAGTTTAATTGGATTCAATGCCTTTGCTCAAATGAATACCCAAGATACATTGTTCAACCAGACTAATTCCAAAGGACAGAAACAGGGATACTGGAAAGTCTTTTATCCTAACGGACATATCAAATACCAGGGATATTTTAAAAATGACAAACCGCTGGGGGTATTCAAAAAATATTTTGAAGACAACACGCCCAAAGCCATCCTGAATTATGCACAAGACGGAATGACCATTAGAGCAAAACTGTTTTACGAAAATGGAGAACTTGCTGCACAAGGCAAATACATTGGAACCAAAAAAGACAGTACCTGGAACTATTACAGCTATTATGATAAAACCCTGACCAATAAAGAGACTTATCAAGATGGAGTAAAACAGGGTATTTCGTACAAATATTATCCTATGGGGCAAATCTGTGAAGAGATGAACTGGAATTCAGGAATGAAAGAGGGTGAACGCAAACAATATTACGAGGATGGGAAAATGAAATGCCTGACGACATTTAAAAACAACAATAAAACAGGCCTGTTCCGTGTTTATTATGATAATGGTCAGATAGAACTGGAAGGATATTACCTCAAAGATATAATGACCGGGAAATGGATTAAATACGACGAAACAGGCAAGCTGATTTCAACCGTTGAATATGTCAACGGCAAAGCTTCAAATGAGAAGGAATTAACCGAAAAGGAACAGGAATACTTCAGGATGATTGAAGAAAACAAAGGGAAGTTTGCTGAACCGGATATAAATGACTTCGTGCCTGACAAATAA
- the xseA gene encoding exodeoxyribonuclease VII large subunit, which translates to MPENALTLLELNLSIREALTAAFPDSYWIIGEIGEINVNYSGHCYLELIEKGTDSDQIVAKARATIWSSTFRMLKPYFETTTGQTLTTGLKILVKGSVEYHELYGLSINIKDIDPSYTLGDLARKKLEIIKRLEYEGVINMNKELALPLVPQHIAIISSKTAAGYGDFVNHLNNNPNRFAINHTLFPAIMQGNEAESSIVNALDKIYKEHQKYDAVVIIRGGGSQSDLSCFNNYWLAYNIAQFPIPVLTGIGHERDESIADMVAHTKLKTPTAVADFIVSRISAFDFSLDELNQEFSSKVLSLLDSQKNRISNLTDQLPSLIRFRMSGISHNLEMTTQRYETSVNKLLLSHKQQLLNSLMNFKSSTLKLLLHKNQVLEKTDSSLKFIIKPYFERQNHRLEMAEKTNNFLNPRNILKRGYSLTYCNGKLVKETEGLKNNDVIETHLYEGKITSTVSYITTTKNKSEK; encoded by the coding sequence ATGCCCGAAAACGCGCTAACACTATTAGAACTTAATTTGAGTATCAGGGAGGCCTTAACCGCTGCTTTTCCTGATTCATATTGGATTATTGGCGAAATAGGGGAAATAAACGTAAATTACAGCGGGCATTGCTATCTGGAATTAATCGAAAAAGGAACCGATTCAGACCAGATCGTGGCCAAAGCCAGAGCGACCATCTGGTCTTCCACCTTCAGGATGCTCAAACCGTATTTTGAAACTACTACTGGTCAAACTCTTACAACAGGATTAAAGATCCTGGTAAAAGGATCGGTTGAATATCACGAGCTTTATGGCTTGAGCATCAACATAAAAGATATTGACCCCAGTTATACCCTGGGTGATCTGGCCAGGAAAAAACTGGAAATCATCAAAAGGTTGGAATATGAGGGGGTTATAAACATGAACAAAGAATTAGCCCTGCCCCTGGTTCCCCAGCATATTGCAATTATCTCATCAAAGACAGCCGCGGGTTACGGGGATTTTGTCAATCATCTAAACAACAATCCCAACAGGTTCGCCATCAACCATACCCTGTTTCCTGCCATCATGCAGGGAAATGAAGCTGAAAGCTCAATAGTGAATGCCCTTGATAAGATTTACAAAGAACATCAGAAATATGATGCAGTGGTCATTATTAGAGGCGGAGGTTCGCAAAGCGATTTGAGCTGCTTTAACAATTACTGGCTGGCATACAATATTGCACAATTCCCAATACCCGTACTGACAGGAATTGGCCACGAACGCGACGAATCTATCGCCGACATGGTGGCTCATACCAAATTAAAGACTCCCACAGCGGTGGCCGATTTCATCGTTTCGCGAATTTCGGCCTTTGATTTCAGCCTTGACGAACTGAATCAGGAGTTTTCTTCTAAAGTGCTGTCATTACTGGATAGTCAGAAAAACCGTATTTCAAATTTAACCGACCAGTTGCCTTCCCTTATCCGTTTCAGGATGTCGGGAATTTCACACAACCTGGAGATGACCACCCAGCGTTATGAGACTTCAGTAAATAAGCTGCTGCTTTCCCACAAACAGCAATTGCTTAACAGCCTGATGAATTTTAAGTCTTCAACCCTAAAACTCCTGCTACATAAAAACCAGGTTCTTGAAAAGACAGATTCGTCGCTGAAATTCATTATCAAACCTTATTTCGAGCGCCAGAATCACAGACTTGAAATGGCCGAGAAGACAAATAATTTTCTGAATCCCAGGAATATATTGAAGAGAGGATACAGCCTGACCTATTGCAATGGGAAATTGGTAAAAGAAACTGAAGGTTTAAAAAATAACGATGTTATTGAAACCCATTTATATGAAGGAAAAATTACAAGTACTGTTTCATACATTACAACGACTAAAAATAAATCTGAAAAGTAG